From Carya illinoinensis cultivar Pawnee chromosome 5, C.illinoinensisPawnee_v1, whole genome shotgun sequence, one genomic window encodes:
- the LOC122309656 gene encoding uncharacterized protein LOC122309656 isoform X1: MADLQQQSQWEFSCDLEVDYESEENASMVYAALAVDKELQPDKVKRQMAVSNGKLTVHFEAVEARFLRASFSAFVDVLTLATKTIEEFGQGMEL, translated from the exons ATGGCAGACCTCCAGCAACAAAGCCAATGGGAGTTCAGCTG TGACTTGGAAGTAGACTATGAGTCTGAGGAGAATGCTTCCATGGTCTATGCAGCATTAGCTGTTGATAAGGAG TTGCAGCCAGACAAAGTGAAAAGGCAGATGGCAGTATCAAATGGAAAACTCACCGT ACATTTTGAGGCAGTGGAAGCAAGATTTCTTCGTGCATCATTTAGTGCTTTTGTGGACGTCCTTACACTTGCCACAAAAACGATTGAAGAATTTGGACAAGGAATGGAATTGTGA
- the LOC122309656 gene encoding uncharacterized protein LOC122309656 isoform X2 yields the protein MMISDLEVDYESEENASMVYAALAVDKELQPDKVKRQMAVSNGKLTVHFEAVEARFLRASFSAFVDVLTLATKTIEEFGQGMEL from the exons ATGATGATCAG TGACTTGGAAGTAGACTATGAGTCTGAGGAGAATGCTTCCATGGTCTATGCAGCATTAGCTGTTGATAAGGAG TTGCAGCCAGACAAAGTGAAAAGGCAGATGGCAGTATCAAATGGAAAACTCACCGT ACATTTTGAGGCAGTGGAAGCAAGATTTCTTCGTGCATCATTTAGTGCTTTTGTGGACGTCCTTACACTTGCCACAAAAACGATTGAAGAATTTGGACAAGGAATGGAATTGTGA